From a single Elusimicrobiota bacterium genomic region:
- the dnaJ gene encoding molecular chaperone DnaJ, producing the protein MPRDPYEVLDVPRNATEEELKRAFRKLALKYHPDRNPGSQEAENSFKEINAAYEILSDARKRQLYDQYGFAGVESGAAGGPGGAQGFGGAGDFGFGDIFEDVVEGLFGGARRSRRVHKGADLKYELNVTLEESYRGTEMPLKVKKREACPKCHGTRAKPGTTPKTCPTCHGSGKIQMVHGFFALSQACNRCHGEGHIVESLCNFCGGAGRVEKAVEVRLRIAPGIATGTTLRISGAGDAGERGATPGDLYVHVVVKDDPRFERNGDDLVHDVRLTFPKVALGCEIEVPTLNGEKTRVKVPAGTQNATMLRIRERGMPRFQGRGHGDLFVRVSVNVPKDLSGHQKELLEHLEKSFEEDNEGFFKKVFKR; encoded by the coding sequence GTGCCGCGCGATCCTTATGAAGTTTTAGACGTTCCCAGAAACGCCACGGAAGAAGAACTTAAGCGGGCTTTTCGAAAACTCGCCCTTAAGTATCATCCCGACCGGAATCCGGGATCCCAAGAGGCTGAAAACAGCTTCAAGGAAATCAATGCCGCTTACGAAATCCTAAGCGACGCCAGAAAGCGTCAGCTTTACGATCAATACGGTTTCGCCGGCGTTGAATCAGGAGCTGCCGGCGGTCCGGGCGGGGCTCAAGGGTTCGGGGGCGCCGGAGATTTCGGGTTTGGGGATATCTTCGAGGATGTGGTTGAGGGCCTCTTTGGCGGCGCCCGCCGCTCGCGGCGCGTTCATAAAGGCGCGGATTTAAAATACGAGCTCAACGTGACTTTGGAAGAGTCTTACCGGGGAACCGAGATGCCGTTGAAAGTGAAAAAGAGGGAAGCCTGCCCAAAGTGTCACGGCACGCGCGCGAAACCGGGAACCACCCCTAAAACCTGCCCGACTTGCCACGGCTCCGGAAAGATTCAGATGGTGCACGGCTTTTTCGCCTTATCGCAAGCCTGCAATCGTTGCCATGGAGAAGGCCATATTGTGGAGAGCCTCTGCAATTTTTGCGGCGGCGCCGGGCGCGTGGAAAAAGCGGTGGAGGTCAGGTTGCGCATCGCGCCGGGCATCGCCACAGGCACCACATTGAGGATCAGCGGAGCGGGCGACGCCGGCGAGCGGGGCGCGACGCCCGGCGATCTTTACGTGCACGTCGTGGTCAAGGATGATCCGCGCTTCGAGCGCAACGGTGATGATTTGGTCCATGACGTGCGACTGACTTTTCCTAAAGTGGCGTTAGGTTGCGAGATCGAAGTTCCGACGTTGAACGGGGAGAAAACGCGGGTCAAGGTTCCGGCCGGAACGCAAAACGCCACCATGCTGCGCATCCGCGAGCGCGGCATGCCGCGTTTTCAGGGACGGGGCCACGGCGATTTGTTCGTGCGCGTTTCGGTCAATGTCCCTAAAGACTTGAGCGGCCATCAGAAAGAGCTGCTGGAGCATCTTGAGAAAAGTTTCGAAGAAGACAATGAGGGCTTTTTTAAGAAGGTATTCAAGCGATGA
- a CDS encoding 3'-5' exonuclease gives MKKNKSSNLGAFGPLFSDPEPEPSAPSSVDRPADVPATVSKSREFLKRPLVFLDLEATGLDTAMDRIVEICLIRVTPDGLDENFTSRINPGIPIPPESTAIHGISDADVRNAPFFKAVAPKVEQFLTDADLGGYNIARFDVPMLANELARAGLSLGAERRRIIDAMKIFHKKESRDLAAAYKFYCRKTLESHHSAQADTAAARDIFFGQLDMYPDLPKDVDALHAFCNALDSRFVDGEGKFSWRHGQAHFNFGKHKGHSLQEVARIDRDYLIWLMEGSGSSPELAAICRNALDGEFPRRSS, from the coding sequence ATGAAAAAAAATAAAAGTTCCAACCTCGGCGCGTTCGGCCCCTTATTCAGCGACCCGGAACCTGAGCCGTCGGCCCCTTCTTCGGTCGACAGGCCGGCGGATGTTCCCGCGACCGTTTCTAAAAGCAGAGAATTTTTGAAGCGCCCCCTCGTTTTTCTTGATTTGGAAGCCACGGGCTTGGACACGGCCATGGACCGGATCGTCGAGATTTGTTTGATCCGCGTCACGCCCGACGGTCTCGATGAAAATTTTACCAGCAGGATCAATCCGGGCATTCCCATCCCGCCCGAATCCACGGCCATCCATGGCATTTCCGACGCGGATGTGCGCAATGCTCCGTTTTTCAAGGCTGTGGCCCCCAAAGTCGAGCAATTTTTAACGGACGCGGATTTGGGAGGCTACAATATCGCGCGTTTCGACGTGCCGATGCTGGCCAATGAATTGGCCCGCGCCGGCCTGTCCTTGGGCGCGGAGAGACGGCGCATCATCGACGCCATGAAAATTTTCCACAAAAAAGAATCCCGTGATTTGGCGGCCGCCTATAAATTTTATTGCCGAAAAACTCTGGAGTCTCATCACAGCGCGCAAGCGGACACGGCCGCGGCCAGGGATATTTTTTTCGGGCAGCTCGACATGTATCCGGATTTGCCCAAGGACGTTGACGCCTTGCACGCGTTCTGTAACGCGTTGGACAGCCGTTTCGTCGACGGCGAGGGGAAGTTTTCCTGGCGCCACGGCCAGGCGCATTTTAATTTCGGCAAGCACAAAGGCCATTCCCTTCAGGAAGTCGCCCGGATCGACCGGGATTATTTGATCTGGCTGATGGAAGGCTCCGGCTCGTCTCCCGAGTTGGCCGCCATCTGCCGCAACGCCTTGGACGGAGAGTTCCCACGCCGCAGTTCCTAG
- the hrcA gene encoding heat-inducible transcription repressor HrcA, giving the protein MRILEEKERQRRRKRLLQAVILEYIHSGDPVASSTVSKVDGMDLSSATVRNLLHDLEQEGLLTQPHTSAGRVPTDKGYRYYVDYLLGLQEVLEAEQVRIEEEYRKRMGEIESVLSQTSYMLAYLSHHAGFVLKPKLDVSVLQRMELIPCGQGRVLLVLVAKNGLARSRLVDASRDFSEDELRRVSRWVNDSFQGRTFQELCLGFEAQVSDKIEEELRSTRDILRAFMEPVAAMAKQENDGALLLEGAANVLTSPDFSGASVTMRRLADTLENRDEMMALLKKEVERAEAKAHKSVSVVIGREASSPEFKDLAVVARSFETEDHTVGVLGILGPKRMEYGRMVSLVEAVHRALQKALEKLTISAEHGKGGLLPDDAAKRIGPTDNA; this is encoded by the coding sequence ATGAGAATTTTGGAAGAAAAAGAGCGGCAAAGGCGCCGCAAGCGTTTGCTGCAAGCCGTTATTTTGGAGTACATCCATTCCGGTGATCCTGTGGCCAGCTCTACGGTTTCGAAAGTGGACGGCATGGATCTTTCCTCCGCGACCGTCAGGAATCTTCTTCATGATCTCGAGCAGGAGGGTTTATTGACCCAGCCGCATACATCGGCCGGCCGCGTCCCGACGGATAAAGGCTACCGTTATTATGTGGATTATCTCCTCGGTCTTCAGGAAGTTTTGGAGGCTGAGCAAGTTCGCATCGAGGAAGAATACCGCAAGCGCATGGGGGAGATCGAATCAGTCCTTTCCCAAACTTCCTATATGCTGGCTTATCTGTCCCATCATGCCGGTTTTGTTTTAAAACCAAAACTCGACGTCAGCGTCCTGCAAAGAATGGAGTTGATCCCCTGCGGCCAGGGCCGGGTCCTGCTGGTTTTGGTGGCGAAAAACGGATTGGCGCGTTCACGTTTGGTGGATGCGTCCCGCGATTTCAGCGAGGATGAATTGCGCCGGGTATCCCGTTGGGTGAACGATTCTTTTCAGGGAAGAACGTTCCAGGAATTATGCCTGGGTTTTGAAGCCCAGGTCAGCGACAAGATCGAGGAGGAGCTTCGCAGCACCCGGGATATCCTTCGGGCGTTTATGGAGCCGGTCGCGGCCATGGCCAAACAAGAAAACGACGGGGCGCTTTTGTTGGAGGGCGCGGCCAATGTGCTGACCTCCCCTGATTTCAGCGGAGCTTCGGTCACCATGAGGCGATTGGCCGATACTCTGGAGAACCGCGATGAAATGATGGCGCTTCTGAAGAAAGAGGTGGAACGGGCCGAGGCCAAAGCGCATAAAAGCGTTTCGGTCGTGATTGGGAGGGAGGCGTCTTCCCCGGAATTCAAAGATTTGGCGGTGGTCGCCCGGTCGTTCGAGACCGAGGATCATACGGTCGGGGTTTTGGGCATCTTAGGCCCCAAGCGTATGGAATACGGCCGCATGGTGTCTTTGGTGGAAGCCGTGCACCGCGCTTTGCAAAAGGCGCTGGAGAAATTAACCATCAGCGCCGAGCACGGCAAGGGAGGGTTGTTGCCCGATGACGCAGCAAAACGAATCGGTCCGACAGACAACGCCTGA
- a CDS encoding nucleotide exchange factor GrpE, with protein MTQQNESVRQTTPEAAPSVEDSARAEKLAEVELARQALAEKVRLADEFKDQWLRAMSDLDNYRKRVEKEKADIMGFAVSSALGLFLPVYEQLCQGLGLLEASKTVDPKVKEGFLLIVKNIEKIFSDQGLTKVPAKAGERYDPLCHEVVGIEEGSADEGLIVRVQQDGYRLGGRLLRPARIVVSAKAKNSKDSLKS; from the coding sequence ATGACGCAGCAAAACGAATCGGTCCGACAGACAACGCCTGAGGCGGCGCCCTCCGTCGAGGATTCAGCGCGCGCCGAGAAATTGGCGGAGGTGGAGTTGGCCCGCCAGGCCTTGGCCGAAAAGGTCAGGCTCGCTGATGAATTCAAGGATCAATGGCTGCGGGCGATGTCCGATCTCGACAATTACCGCAAGCGTGTGGAAAAAGAGAAAGCCGACATCATGGGATTCGCCGTCAGCAGCGCGCTGGGCCTTTTCTTGCCCGTTTACGAGCAGCTTTGTCAGGGGCTGGGCCTTCTTGAGGCGTCTAAAACCGTCGACCCAAAGGTTAAAGAAGGGTTCTTGCTCATCGTTAAAAATATCGAGAAGATTTTTTCGGACCAAGGTTTGACGAAAGTCCCGGCTAAGGCCGGAGAGCGTTATGATCCCCTCTGCCATGAAGTCGTGGGCATTGAGGAAGGATCGGCTGATGAGGGCCTGATCGTGCGCGTCCAACAGGACGGCTATCGTCTGGGCGGCCGCCTACTGCGGCCGGCGCGCATCGTGGTCTCGGCTAAGGCCAAAAACAGCAAGGATTCATTGAAGTCATAG
- the dnaK gene encoding molecular chaperone DnaK: MSKIIGIDLGTSNTAAAVMEGGKSVIVPSAEGTTVGGKAFPSYVAFTKDNQLLVGEPARRQAVANPEGTAAAFKRKMGTDFKYHLQGKDYTPQQLSAFLLQKVKRDAEAFLGDKVEKAVITVPAYFNDNQRQATKDAGQIAGLEVVRIVNEPTAACLAYGLDKKGKEEKIMVFDLGGGTLDVTVMEFGHGVFEVISTSGDTQLGGTDMDNTLVDHVTGQFRKESGVDLKNDAQAMQRVREACEKAKIELSNLFETDLNIPFVANTKEGPKHLAMKLTRSTLESLVESIVKRCRESIDQAFSDGKLKPADITRIILVGGPTRMPIVQRFVEDYVGKKVERGIDPMECVAMGAGIQAAVLTGEVKDILLLDVTPLTLGIETLGGIFTPLIERNTTIPVKKSQTFSTAADNQTAVTVQVLQGERPMAKDNVSLGRFDLVGIPPAPRGLPQIEVTFDIDANGIIHVMAKDLGTGKEQRISVSAPNKLDKAEIDKFVKEAERFADEDKKNKEVIEAKNELDTAVYATEKALKDYGDKISQEERLAVERELEAAKNALKEDDAVKLRQAKEKLLGASHKLAEAVYKDAQAKSAAGAAAGAAGGAKSENGKDKVVDAEVVEEPKEGGQ, encoded by the coding sequence ATGTCAAAGATTATCGGTATCGATCTCGGAACATCCAATACCGCGGCTGCGGTGATGGAAGGCGGGAAATCCGTCATCGTCCCCAGCGCGGAAGGAACCACCGTGGGGGGCAAAGCCTTCCCGTCCTACGTCGCGTTCACCAAGGACAACCAGCTCTTAGTCGGCGAGCCCGCCCGGCGTCAGGCCGTGGCCAATCCTGAGGGAACGGCGGCGGCGTTTAAGCGCAAAATGGGCACGGATTTCAAATACCATTTGCAGGGCAAGGATTACACGCCCCAGCAATTGTCCGCTTTCCTTTTGCAAAAGGTCAAACGCGACGCCGAGGCGTTTTTAGGCGATAAAGTCGAGAAAGCCGTGATCACGGTCCCGGCGTATTTCAATGATAACCAGCGCCAGGCCACCAAAGACGCCGGGCAAATCGCGGGTTTGGAAGTCGTGCGCATCGTCAATGAGCCCACGGCCGCCTGTTTGGCTTATGGGCTTGATAAAAAAGGCAAAGAAGAAAAAATCATGGTCTTTGATCTGGGCGGCGGCACGCTGGACGTCACGGTCATGGAGTTCGGCCACGGGGTTTTTGAAGTGATTTCGACGTCGGGCGACACTCAGTTGGGCGGCACGGACATGGATAATACTTTGGTCGATCATGTCACCGGGCAATTCCGCAAAGAGTCCGGCGTGGATTTGAAAAACGACGCCCAGGCCATGCAGCGGGTCCGGGAAGCCTGCGAAAAGGCCAAAATCGAGTTGTCCAATCTTTTTGAGACGGACTTGAACATCCCCTTCGTGGCCAACACCAAGGAAGGCCCCAAGCATTTGGCCATGAAATTGACGCGTTCGACCTTGGAGAGCCTCGTGGAATCCATCGTCAAACGCTGCAGGGAATCCATTGATCAGGCATTTTCCGACGGAAAATTAAAACCTGCGGACATCACGCGCATCATTTTGGTCGGCGGCCCGACGCGCATGCCCATCGTGCAGCGCTTCGTCGAGGATTACGTGGGCAAAAAAGTCGAGCGCGGCATCGATCCCATGGAGTGCGTGGCCATGGGCGCCGGTATTCAAGCCGCCGTGCTGACCGGCGAGGTCAAGGATATTTTGTTGTTGGACGTGACCCCCTTGACTTTAGGGATCGAGACGTTGGGCGGGATATTTACCCCGCTGATCGAGCGAAACACCACGATCCCGGTCAAAAAATCCCAGACATTCTCAACGGCGGCCGATAATCAGACCGCGGTGACCGTGCAAGTGCTCCAAGGCGAGCGCCCGATGGCCAAAGACAACGTGTCGCTGGGCCGTTTTGATTTGGTCGGGATTCCTCCGGCGCCCAGAGGTTTGCCTCAAATCGAGGTAACCTTCGACATCGACGCCAACGGCATCATCCATGTTATGGCCAAGGATTTGGGTACGGGCAAGGAGCAGAGAATTTCAGTGAGCGCGCCTAATAAGCTGGATAAAGCCGAGATCGATAAATTCGTCAAAGAAGCGGAGCGATTCGCCGATGAAGACAAGAAGAACAAGGAAGTCATCGAGGCCAAGAACGAATTGGATACGGCGGTGTACGCCACGGAAAAGGCCTTGAAGGATTACGGCGATAAAATTTCGCAGGAAGAACGATTGGCCGTAGAGCGCGAGCTGGAAGCCGCCAAAAATGCGTTGAAAGAAGACGATGCCGTGAAATTGCGCCAGGCCAAGGAAAAGCTCTTGGGCGCCAGCCATAAATTGGCCGAAGCCGTTTACAAGGACGCCCAGGCAAAATCAGCCGCGGGTGCTGCTGCCGGCGCCGCAGGCGGCGCCAAATCCGAAAACGGCAAGGATAAAGTCGTGGACGCTGAGGTTGTTGAAGAGCCTAAAGAAGGGGGCCAGTAA